In the Streptomyces sp. 840.1 genome, one interval contains:
- a CDS encoding methionine ABC transporter ATP-binding protein — protein MITTTGLTKVYQSRDREVTALDGVDLHVREGEVYGVIGQSGAGKSSLIRCVNLLERPTSGTVTVAGQDLTALAGRGRRAGKELREARSRIGMVFQHFNLLASRTVRDNVELPLEILGVTGRERTRKALELLDLVGLSDKAKAYPGQLSGGQKQRVGIARALAGDPKVLLSDEATSALDPETTRSILQLLRDLNQQLGLTVLLITHEMDVVKTVCDSAALMRGGRIIESGTVGELLATPGSELAHELFPVGGSASGSGSTVVDVTFHGEAAARPVISQLSRTYNIDISILGAAMDTVGGRQIGRMRIELPGRFEENVVPIGFLREQGLQAEVVENAPAEPVLIPAPLTKEVAK, from the coding sequence GTGATCACCACTACGGGCCTCACGAAGGTCTACCAGTCGCGCGACCGTGAGGTCACCGCTCTGGACGGCGTCGACCTCCACGTCCGCGAGGGCGAGGTGTACGGCGTCATCGGACAGAGCGGCGCCGGAAAATCGTCCCTGATCCGCTGCGTCAACCTGCTGGAGCGCCCCACCTCGGGCACCGTGACCGTGGCCGGCCAGGACCTCACCGCCCTCGCGGGCCGGGGCCGCCGGGCCGGCAAGGAACTGCGCGAGGCGCGCAGCCGCATCGGAATGGTCTTCCAGCACTTCAACCTGCTGGCCTCCCGCACCGTGCGCGACAACGTCGAACTCCCGCTGGAGATCCTCGGCGTCACCGGCCGCGAACGCACCCGCAAGGCCCTGGAACTCCTCGACCTCGTCGGCCTCTCCGACAAGGCCAAGGCCTATCCCGGTCAGCTCTCCGGCGGCCAGAAGCAGCGCGTCGGCATCGCCCGCGCCCTGGCCGGCGACCCCAAGGTGCTGCTCTCCGACGAGGCGACCTCGGCCCTCGACCCCGAGACCACCCGCTCCATCCTCCAGCTGCTGCGCGACCTCAACCAGCAGCTCGGCCTCACCGTCCTGCTCATCACGCACGAGATGGACGTCGTCAAGACCGTCTGCGACTCCGCGGCCCTGATGCGCGGCGGCCGCATCATCGAGTCCGGAACCGTGGGCGAACTGCTCGCCACCCCCGGCTCCGAACTCGCCCACGAGCTGTTCCCCGTCGGCGGCAGCGCCTCCGGCTCGGGCAGCACCGTCGTCGACGTCACCTTCCACGGCGAGGCCGCCGCCCGGCCGGTCATCTCGCAGCTCTCCCGCACGTACAACATCGACATCTCGATCCTGGGTGCCGCGATGGACACCGTCGGCGGCAGGCAGATCGGCCGGATGCGCATCGAGCTGCCCGGCCGGTTCGAGGAGAACGTCGTGCCCATCGGCTTCCTGCGCGAGCAGGGCCTGCAGGCCGAGGTCGTCGAGAACGCGCCCGCCGAACCCGTGCTGATTCCCGCACCGCTCACCAAGGAGGTGGCGAAGTGA